One part of the Mycobacterium marinum genome encodes these proteins:
- a CDS encoding TetR/AcrR family transcriptional regulator, translating to MTRTQLGRPVGASGEETRQRIIVATMQCVSKVGYARATIREIARTANVTSASLYNYFPNKSELIKETIAARADAAMPRLRRAAEGGGNIVDRIEAVLDECGELIREYPQLAAFEFAIRAEDGIALDAQEGSGQLGEVGFTAFREIIRGLVEDARRRGELAEQADTAGAIEAIYALIYGLTELAATLPLDQFHAALSAAKGLIRGTLFRC from the coding sequence ATGACCCGCACGCAGCTGGGCCGCCCGGTGGGCGCCAGTGGCGAGGAAACCCGTCAACGGATCATCGTCGCGACGATGCAGTGTGTCAGCAAAGTGGGATATGCGCGTGCCACCATCCGGGAGATCGCTCGCACCGCGAATGTGACCAGTGCCAGCTTGTACAACTACTTTCCGAACAAGTCCGAGCTGATCAAGGAGACGATCGCGGCCAGGGCCGATGCGGCGATGCCGCGACTGCGGCGGGCCGCCGAAGGCGGCGGCAACATCGTTGATCGCATCGAAGCGGTGCTCGACGAGTGCGGCGAGTTGATCCGGGAATACCCGCAACTGGCCGCCTTCGAGTTCGCCATCCGGGCCGAAGACGGGATCGCTCTGGACGCCCAGGAGGGGAGCGGCCAACTCGGCGAAGTCGGGTTCACCGCGTTTCGAGAGATAATCAGGGGCCTGGTCGAGGATGCCCGGCGCCGGGGTGAGCTTGCCGAGCAGGCCGATACGGCCGGTGCGATAGAGGCGATCTACGCGCTCATCTACGGTCTGACCGAACTGGCGGCCACCCTGCCACTGGACCAATTCCACGCCGCGCTGAGCGCGGCCAAGGGTTTGATCAGGGGCACGCTGTTTCGCTGCTGA
- a CDS encoding flavin-containing monooxygenase — protein MTETVGCAFDVDVLRQKYAEERTKRLRPDGIAQYVEIAGEFSRFGEDPWADEEFAREPLTDEVDVAIIGAGFGGLLTGARLRQLGVQSVRLIDRAADVGGTWYWNRYPGIACDVESYVYMPLLEELGYIPTEKYAKGAEIFAHCQRIAAKYDLYRDACLQTEVHEIRWDADISRWIIRTNHGDRMRARFVSMANGYQAKPKLPGIAGIASFGGKTFHTSRWDYGYTGQGLQNLADKRVGIIGTGATAVQCVPHVAAAAQQLYVFQRTPSSVDVRANEPTDTEWAATLQPGWQRRRIKNFQVLTAGGQASEDLVADAWTSITRKLPVMRHDSPGTTDPEKRSREIEFADFAKMEEIRARVDQLVTDRATAQALKPWYGYFCKRPCFHDEYLQTFNRDNVTLVDTEGRGVERIIESGVVVDSVAYELDCLIFATGFEVGTDYCRRTGFELIGRDGITLTDRWRDGVRTFQGLCANGFPNCFIESIAQAGLTVNFPYLLDVQASHVAWIIAWALEHGVSEVEASPEAEAAWVEAVVARSAATAERAKTCTPGYYNREGKADAKTRQGSFFFGAPTEYADILETWRAKGDLEGLAIRGAQVPR, from the coding sequence TTGACCGAAACCGTCGGGTGCGCGTTCGACGTTGATGTGTTGCGCCAGAAGTACGCCGAAGAGCGGACAAAGCGGCTGCGTCCCGACGGGATCGCGCAGTACGTGGAGATCGCGGGTGAGTTCTCCCGATTCGGCGAGGATCCCTGGGCGGATGAAGAATTCGCGCGCGAACCCCTTACCGACGAGGTGGACGTGGCGATCATCGGGGCCGGCTTCGGCGGTCTGCTGACCGGTGCACGGCTGCGCCAACTCGGTGTGCAAAGTGTGCGGCTGATCGACCGCGCGGCCGACGTTGGGGGTACCTGGTACTGGAATCGGTATCCGGGGATCGCGTGCGATGTCGAGTCGTATGTGTACATGCCGCTGCTCGAGGAGCTTGGCTACATTCCGACCGAAAAGTACGCCAAGGGCGCCGAGATCTTTGCGCACTGTCAGCGCATCGCTGCGAAATACGACCTGTACCGAGATGCCTGCCTACAGACCGAAGTCCACGAAATCCGCTGGGATGCGGACATATCCCGCTGGATCATTCGGACCAATCACGGGGACCGGATGCGGGCCAGATTCGTATCGATGGCCAACGGATATCAGGCCAAGCCCAAGCTGCCCGGGATCGCCGGGATCGCCAGCTTTGGCGGCAAGACGTTCCACACCAGCCGGTGGGACTACGGCTACACCGGCCAGGGCTTGCAGAATCTGGCCGACAAGCGGGTCGGCATCATCGGCACGGGCGCGACGGCAGTGCAGTGCGTGCCCCACGTGGCGGCGGCGGCCCAGCAGCTCTACGTGTTTCAGCGCACGCCTTCGTCGGTGGATGTGCGCGCCAATGAACCCACGGATACCGAGTGGGCTGCCACATTACAGCCGGGCTGGCAGCGCAGACGCATCAAGAACTTTCAAGTTCTGACCGCCGGAGGGCAGGCATCCGAAGATCTGGTCGCTGATGCCTGGACGAGCATTACCCGCAAGCTTCCCGTGATGCGTCACGACAGCCCCGGCACGACGGACCCGGAGAAACGCTCGCGGGAAATCGAGTTCGCCGACTTCGCCAAGATGGAGGAGATCAGGGCGCGGGTCGATCAGCTGGTGACCGATCGTGCCACCGCGCAAGCACTCAAGCCGTGGTACGGATACTTCTGCAAACGGCCGTGCTTCCATGACGAATACCTGCAGACCTTCAACCGCGACAACGTCACCCTGGTCGATACCGAGGGGCGCGGCGTAGAGCGCATCATCGAGTCCGGCGTGGTGGTCGACTCGGTGGCCTACGAGCTGGATTGCCTGATCTTTGCGACGGGGTTCGAAGTTGGCACCGACTACTGCCGTCGCACCGGCTTCGAACTGATCGGCCGGGACGGCATCACCCTGACCGACCGGTGGCGCGACGGTGTGCGCACCTTTCAGGGACTGTGTGCCAACGGTTTCCCGAACTGCTTCATCGAAAGCATCGCCCAGGCCGGCCTCACGGTGAACTTTCCATATCTGCTCGATGTGCAGGCCAGTCATGTCGCATGGATCATCGCCTGGGCGCTCGAGCACGGGGTGAGCGAGGTTGAGGCCTCGCCGGAGGCCGAGGCCGCTTGGGTCGAGGCGGTGGTGGCCCGTTCGGCGGCGACCGCCGAGCGGGCCAAGACCTGCACCCCCGGCTATTACAACCGCGAGGGGAAGGCGGATGCCAAGACTCGCCAGGGCAGCTTCTTCTTCGGCGCTCCCACCGAATACGCCGACATCCTCGAGACATGGCGGGCCAAAGGGGACCTGGAAGGTCTGGCGATTCGTGGTGCCCAGGTGCCACGATGA
- a CDS encoding flavin-containing monooxygenase encodes MTRPAARLRYFAGRLRAATRRGRPPRVVIIGAGFGGIAAAVALRGAGIDDLVIIEGADGVGGTWRRNTYPGAACDIQSHLYSFSFAPNKFWSRTYARQPEILAYLESVVDDFDLRRHLMLSARVRSIRWDEDTWGWVCQVDRAGGTATLTADVVVCATGLFGPRKLPDIAGLTDFGGTLMHTAGWDHRVDLTGKRVAVIGTGASGVQVVPELAKLAGRLTVFQRTPPWMVPKDDRRYTATELRQFRRNPLAIRRTRWQIWKFQHDNTATFADDPVVTSRTQIATSFLERVVADERLRRALTPGYPFRCKRVLLGDDFYRALQHDHVELVSDPIERVTETSVVTTAGQVVDVDAVVLATGFETSRYLSGIEVIGTGGQSLHERWGDDPAAYLGAAVGGFPNFFMLYGPNTNQGGNSIVYILEAGARLVASAVSRLARRGGYLDVRPEAERRYNDEISADLERTIWTQCQSYFRSPSGRIVTQWPYTELEYARRTWRIRPRDWLHHKGVSPAAQRGGPGSAASAQTEIDDPADQLAGNQIGVGIVDAVERIALGDHLVQE; translated from the coding sequence ATGACCCGGCCGGCGGCCCGGCTACGGTACTTCGCGGGCCGGCTCCGGGCGGCGACCCGGCGTGGGCGCCCACCACGGGTCGTCATCATCGGGGCCGGTTTTGGCGGCATCGCCGCCGCCGTTGCGCTGCGCGGCGCGGGCATTGATGATTTGGTGATTATCGAGGGCGCCGACGGCGTTGGGGGGACCTGGCGTCGCAACACCTATCCGGGAGCCGCCTGCGATATTCAGAGTCATCTGTACTCATTTTCGTTTGCGCCCAACAAATTCTGGAGCCGCACCTATGCTCGCCAACCCGAGATCCTGGCTTACCTGGAATCGGTCGTAGACGATTTCGATCTACGCCGCCACCTGATGCTGAGCGCCAGGGTCCGCTCGATCCGCTGGGACGAGGACACGTGGGGGTGGGTCTGCCAGGTGGACCGGGCCGGGGGGACCGCTACCTTGACCGCCGACGTAGTGGTGTGTGCGACCGGCTTGTTCGGGCCGCGCAAGCTGCCCGACATCGCCGGGCTGACCGATTTCGGTGGCACGTTGATGCACACCGCCGGCTGGGATCACCGTGTCGATTTGACGGGAAAACGGGTGGCGGTGATCGGCACCGGGGCCAGCGGGGTGCAGGTCGTCCCCGAACTGGCGAAGCTCGCTGGGCGCCTGACGGTATTTCAGCGCACCCCACCTTGGATGGTTCCCAAGGACGATCGCCGCTACACCGCAACCGAATTGAGGCAGTTTCGGCGCAACCCGCTGGCAATTCGGCGGACCCGCTGGCAGATCTGGAAGTTCCAGCATGACAACACCGCTACCTTCGCCGATGATCCGGTGGTGACATCGCGCACCCAGATCGCTACCTCCTTCCTGGAGCGCGTCGTCGCCGATGAGCGGCTGCGCCGTGCGCTGACGCCCGGCTATCCGTTCCGTTGTAAGCGAGTGCTGCTGGGTGATGACTTCTACCGGGCGCTACAGCACGACCACGTCGAACTCGTTTCTGATCCCATCGAGCGAGTCACCGAGACCTCGGTCGTCACGACTGCCGGGCAAGTCGTAGACGTCGATGCGGTGGTGCTGGCCACGGGATTTGAGACGTCGCGCTACCTGTCGGGCATCGAGGTGATCGGCACCGGAGGGCAGTCCCTACACGAGCGGTGGGGTGATGACCCCGCCGCCTACCTGGGTGCGGCAGTCGGCGGCTTTCCGAACTTCTTCATGCTCTACGGTCCGAACACCAACCAGGGCGGAAACTCGATCGTCTACATACTCGAGGCCGGCGCGCGCCTGGTGGCCAGCGCGGTCAGTCGGCTGGCGCGCCGCGGTGGATACCTCGATGTCCGTCCGGAGGCGGAAAGGCGCTACAACGACGAGATCTCCGCGGATTTGGAACGCACGATCTGGACTCAGTGCCAGAGCTACTTCCGCTCACCTTCGGGGCGCATCGTCACCCAGTGGCCTTACACCGAGCTGGAATACGCGCGCCGAACCTGGCGGATCAGGCCACGGGACTGGTTGCACCACAAGGGGGTGTCGCCGGCGGCGCAACGGGGCGGGCCGGGGAGCGCGGCGTCAGCTCAGACTGAAATCGATGACCCCGCGGATCAACTCGCCGGCAACCAGATCGGCGTAGGCATCGTTGATGCTGTCGAGCGAATAGCGCTTGGTGATCATCTCGTCCAAGAGTAA
- a CDS encoding Zn-dependent alcohol dehydrogenase — protein MRSRAAILYGYGHPWTVEEFELDPPRAGEVLLQLSATGLCHSDEHIRRGNLAPPPETLRSLGLPTMSPTIGGHEGSGVVLEVGEGVTRFAPGDHVVTSFIAVCGQCRWCATGMEYLCDTGYGTLAPGMPTDGTFRHHSLDGRDLGHVSKIGAFAEHTVVSADSLVKIDQTFPLVPAALLACAIPTGYGSAARRAQVRGGDIAVVIGAGGIGTAAIQGARIQGATRIIAVDPVEFKRKSALTFGATHTAAAPDEAVETVRELTRGVMADVVVVSPATIGPADVAAALSLTRKGGTCVLTGLPDPAMHSIAVGLQDFVLMNKTLCGTVFGSCNPKSDIPLLATMYQSGQLLLDEMITKRYSLDSINDAYADLVAGELIRGVIDFSLS, from the coding sequence ATGAGAAGCCGCGCGGCCATCCTTTATGGGTACGGTCACCCCTGGACCGTCGAAGAATTCGAGCTCGACCCGCCGCGCGCCGGCGAGGTGCTGCTGCAACTGAGCGCGACCGGACTGTGCCACTCCGATGAACACATCCGACGCGGCAACCTCGCGCCACCACCGGAAACACTGCGCTCTTTGGGGCTGCCGACCATGTCCCCGACCATCGGCGGCCATGAAGGATCCGGCGTCGTGCTCGAGGTCGGCGAGGGGGTGACCCGGTTCGCACCCGGCGACCATGTGGTGACGTCTTTCATCGCGGTGTGCGGCCAGTGCCGTTGGTGCGCAACGGGAATGGAATACCTATGCGATACCGGATACGGCACCTTGGCACCCGGAATGCCCACCGACGGTACGTTCCGTCATCACAGCCTCGATGGACGCGACCTCGGCCACGTGTCCAAGATCGGCGCGTTCGCCGAACATACGGTGGTCTCGGCCGATTCGCTGGTCAAGATTGATCAGACGTTCCCGCTGGTGCCGGCAGCCCTGCTGGCCTGTGCGATACCGACCGGATATGGCTCGGCGGCACGACGCGCTCAGGTCCGCGGCGGCGACATCGCCGTGGTGATCGGCGCGGGCGGCATCGGAACAGCGGCCATCCAAGGCGCCCGTATCCAGGGAGCGACCCGCATCATCGCGGTCGATCCCGTTGAGTTCAAGCGCAAATCCGCGCTGACCTTTGGGGCCACTCATACCGCGGCGGCACCGGACGAGGCCGTTGAGACGGTGCGCGAGCTAACTCGCGGCGTGATGGCGGATGTGGTCGTGGTATCCCCCGCCACGATCGGCCCGGCCGACGTCGCGGCGGCACTGTCGCTGACCCGCAAGGGCGGAACCTGCGTGCTCACCGGTCTGCCGGACCCCGCGATGCACTCCATCGCCGTCGGTCTTCAAGACTTCGTGCTGATGAATAAGACGCTGTGTGGCACGGTCTTTGGCTCGTGCAACCCAAAGAGTGACATTCCGCTGCTGGCCACGATGTACCAGTCGGGGCAGTTACTCTTGGACGAGATGATCACCAAGCGCTATTCGCTCGACAGCATCAACGATGCCTACGCCGATCTGGTTGCCGGCGAGTTGATCCGCGGGGTCATCGATTTCAGTCTGAGCTGA